In the Wyeomyia smithii strain HCP4-BCI-WySm-NY-G18 chromosome 2, ASM2978416v1, whole genome shotgun sequence genome, one interval contains:
- the LOC129724287 gene encoding pancreatic triacylglycerol lipase-like, with product MILRSELVIILVFISCFAYGNVETERYEKVGHDDIFFKEYNCNSSRDKFAIIVHGWNETSSTDWVLDMVSNLTHHRGGCIISMDYGTYSVTNDYFTNLVPHFRLVVNRLVEKLFELESSGFDPGNGFLFGFSFGAQISVEAGRTFGHRKLGRIDVCEPAGPGFDAEPTATNRNPQLAAHNVQCIHTSNLFGTFRRECHQDWNMGNCGHYQPAAGPYPKGSHGLCPYFYNSAFANQFRPIRKPLQCFSFRAVTDWPAGFRMGYFSAVESNIIGDLFAPTTNEYPYNEITDANEV from the exons ATGATCCTACGTTCGGAGCTGGTGATTATTCTGGTATTCATAAGTTGCTTCGCCTATGGCAACGTAGAAACCGAACG GTACGAAAAAGTTGGGCACGATGATATATTCTTCAAGGAGTACAACTGTAACTCAAGTCGGGATAAATTTGCAATCATTGTGCATGGATGGAACGAGACCAGCAGCACGGACTGGGTGCTAGACATGGTGTCCAATTTAACTCATCACCGAGGAGGATGCATCATCTCCATGGATTACGGCACTTACTCGGTGACAAATGACTATTTTACCAACCTGGTGCCACATTTCCGTTTAGTTGTGAACCGTTTGGTAGAGAAACTTTTCGAACTGGAATCAAGTGGATTCGATCCGGGAAACGGATTTTTGTTTGGATTTAGCTTCGGAGCACAAATCTCGGTGGAGGCTGGCCGAACGTTTGGGCACAGAAAACTTGGCCGCATAGATG TATGCGAGCCAGCAGGTCCTGGTTTTGATGCGGAGCCAACGGCTACCAATCGAAATCCACAACTGGCTGCCCACAATGTTCAGTGCATTCACACCAGCAATCTCTTCGGCACGTTCCGCCGGGAGTGCCACCAGGACTGGAACATGGGCAATTGCGGTCACTACCAGCCGGCTGCCGGACCGTATCCCAAGGGCTCGCACGGTTTGTGTCCCTATTTCTATAACAGCGCTTTCGCGAACCAATTTCGGCCCATCCGGAAACCACTCCAGTGTTTTTCGTTCCGGGCTGTTACAGACTGGCCAGCGGGTTTCCGTATGGGTTACTTTAGTGCCGTGGAGAG CAACATCATCGGAGATTTGTTTGCTCCGACGACAAACGAGTACCCCTACAATGAAATTACGGATGCAAATGAGGTCTGA